One Curtobacterium herbarum genomic window carries:
- a CDS encoding SURF1 family cytochrome oxidase biogenesis protein has product MWAVARRPKWIALLLLAILLAGVFAALGKWQLERSIENGKPLPASTETRKTLDDVTTPEKPVGSSLAGQKVTVSGRFVAGDTTVLTGRSGGGKYQTVGHLVDDATGASLPVVIGWSDQRSAAVAGGDRLVDDASLTIRGRYYPAESPDQDTFEQHEYSAVAPARFVNTWKAFDDRMYGGYVVADRTTADAADLGTIADRAPTREVQFDWLNLFYAVEWVVFAGFAVFLWYRFVKDAWEREQDEARESAEAAAADPVDDDVEPVDEPVVPVDDARAEPGRR; this is encoded by the coding sequence ATGTGGGCCGTTGCCCGACGACCGAAGTGGATCGCCCTGCTGCTGCTGGCGATCCTGCTGGCTGGCGTGTTCGCCGCACTCGGCAAGTGGCAGCTCGAGCGCAGCATCGAGAACGGCAAGCCGCTGCCGGCGTCGACCGAGACACGGAAGACCCTCGACGACGTCACGACGCCGGAGAAGCCGGTCGGGTCCTCGCTCGCCGGGCAGAAGGTCACGGTCTCCGGGCGCTTCGTCGCCGGCGACACGACGGTCCTCACCGGACGCAGCGGGGGTGGGAAGTACCAGACCGTCGGGCACCTGGTCGACGACGCGACGGGGGCGAGCCTCCCGGTCGTGATCGGCTGGTCCGACCAGCGGTCGGCCGCCGTCGCCGGTGGTGACCGCCTGGTCGACGACGCGTCGTTGACGATCCGCGGCCGGTACTACCCGGCGGAGTCGCCCGACCAGGACACCTTCGAGCAGCACGAGTACTCGGCCGTGGCCCCGGCCCGGTTCGTGAACACGTGGAAGGCCTTCGACGACCGGATGTACGGCGGCTACGTCGTCGCCGACCGGACCACCGCGGACGCCGCCGACCTCGGCACCATCGCCGACCGGGCCCCCACGCGGGAGGTCCAGTTCGACTGGCTGAACCTCTTCTACGCGGTCGAGTGGGTCGTGTTCGCCGGGTTCGCCGTCTTCCTCTGGTACCGCTTCGTCAAGGACGCGTGGGAGCGCGAGCAGGACGAGGCACGCGAGTCCGCCGAGGCCGCAGCCGCCGATCCTGTGGACGACGACGTCGAGCCTGTGGACGAGCCCGTGGTCCCGGTGGACGACGCCCGGGCCGAGCCGGGTCGCCGGTAG
- a CDS encoding DUF3817 domain-containing protein: MALTVRTRDIPKIPGAVRFYRISAYVTGVLLLALVVEVVIKYTPIQREMQLGGGAFFVPNGTAGEAPGTFNLSIAILIAHGWLYVVYLFADFRLWSIMRWRPSRFLLIALGGVIPFMSFVVEHRMQQTAMTTYHELTAQQSREKESAR; this comes from the coding sequence ATGGCTCTGACCGTCCGGACCCGCGACATCCCCAAGATCCCGGGGGCCGTGCGGTTCTACCGCATCTCCGCGTACGTCACCGGCGTGCTCCTGCTCGCCCTGGTCGTCGAGGTCGTCATCAAGTACACCCCGATCCAGCGCGAGATGCAGCTCGGCGGCGGCGCGTTCTTCGTCCCGAACGGCACCGCGGGCGAAGCGCCCGGCACGTTCAACCTGTCGATCGCGATCCTCATCGCGCACGGGTGGCTGTACGTCGTCTACCTGTTCGCGGACTTCCGCCTCTGGAGCATCATGCGCTGGCGGCCGTCGCGCTTCCTGCTCATCGCACTCGGCGGCGTGATCCCGTTCATGTCCTTCGTGGTCGAGCACCGCATGCAGCAGACCGCCATGACCACCTACCACGAGCTGACCGCGCAGCAGTCGCGGGAGAAGGAGAGCGCTCGGTGA
- a CDS encoding ATP-dependent helicase, whose product MTIVLDPSDPTPSRSGGPGAGDRAYEDPFTAGLNPQQKEAVEYRGESLLIVAGAGSGKTSVLTRRIALLLANREAWPSQILAITFTNKAAAEMRERVQALVGQAAEGMWISTFHSACVRILRREAERFGFPQSFTIYDSADSRALLKRIIKDLEADTLGLTVGAAASKISKLKNELQDIDTYARNINASDPQEVMFTEVFRRYTNDLRRANAFDFDDLIGQTVFLFRAFPDVAALYQRRFRYILVDEYQDTNHAQYSLIRELTRPVPVEQVDKLEDSGQHVARMRETDGTIAPASLTVVGDSDQSIYAFRGADIRNIVEFERDFPNSKVILLEQNYRSTQNILDAANAVIANNFDRQAKSLFTDVGAGEKIVGFTGYTGHDEAQFVADEIQRLHEDGMDYRDMAVFYRTNSQTRALEEIFIRAAIPYRVLGGTKFYERAEIKDAMAYLITVANPADPLSLRRILNVPKRGIGAVTETTLQRYADEHEVSLRDALRHADDLGFGPKVRTAITGFAALLDEVSAKAADQPVVDTLTQLLDGSGLLEQLRKSPDAQDAARADNIDELVAVTREFQKNNPEGTLSDFLTEVSLVAAADELDDSSGTVSLMTLHTAKGLEYDAVFLTGVEEDLLPHRMSANEPGGPSEERRLFYVGITRAKKVLFLSLAMTRAQFGDVNVAMPSRFLQEIPEGLIEWKQSPGMANSRGGTQPRAINARRDGGSAGGFGGAGGGGGGGGYRGGGGWGSGSYDRAAAAAKTRPKTEWANRVSGQVRDNGDMELAAGDRIAHVDFGQGTVSAVTGQGAKRIAEIAFDTAGRKKLLIKIAPIEKL is encoded by the coding sequence ATGACGATCGTGCTCGACCCCTCCGACCCGACGCCCAGCCGCTCCGGTGGCCCGGGTGCGGGTGACCGTGCCTACGAAGACCCGTTCACCGCGGGCCTGAACCCCCAGCAGAAGGAAGCCGTCGAGTACCGCGGTGAGTCCCTGCTCATCGTGGCCGGTGCCGGCTCGGGCAAGACGAGCGTGCTCACCCGCCGCATCGCGCTGCTCCTGGCGAACCGTGAAGCCTGGCCGTCGCAGATCCTCGCGATCACGTTCACGAACAAGGCCGCGGCCGAGATGCGCGAGCGGGTCCAGGCGCTGGTCGGGCAGGCGGCCGAGGGCATGTGGATCTCGACGTTCCACTCGGCGTGCGTGCGGATCCTGCGGCGCGAAGCCGAACGGTTCGGGTTCCCGCAGTCGTTCACGATCTACGACTCCGCGGACTCGCGAGCGCTGCTCAAGCGGATCATCAAGGACCTCGAGGCGGACACGCTCGGGCTGACCGTCGGTGCCGCGGCCTCGAAGATCTCGAAGCTCAAGAACGAGCTGCAGGACATCGACACCTACGCGCGCAACATCAACGCGAGCGACCCGCAAGAAGTCATGTTCACCGAGGTGTTCCGTCGGTACACGAACGACCTGCGCCGGGCGAACGCCTTCGACTTCGACGACCTGATCGGCCAGACGGTCTTCCTGTTCCGGGCCTTCCCCGACGTCGCGGCGCTCTACCAGCGTCGGTTCCGGTACATCCTGGTCGACGAGTACCAGGACACCAACCACGCGCAGTACTCCCTGATCCGCGAGCTCACCCGTCCGGTGCCGGTCGAGCAGGTCGACAAGCTCGAGGACTCCGGCCAGCACGTCGCCCGGATGCGCGAGACCGACGGCACGATCGCCCCGGCGTCGCTGACCGTCGTCGGCGACTCCGACCAGTCGATCTACGCCTTCCGCGGGGCGGACATCCGGAACATCGTCGAGTTCGAGCGGGACTTCCCGAACTCGAAGGTCATCCTGCTCGAGCAGAACTACCGCTCGACGCAGAACATCCTCGACGCCGCGAACGCCGTCATCGCGAACAACTTCGACCGGCAGGCGAAGAGCCTGTTCACGGACGTGGGCGCCGGCGAGAAGATCGTCGGCTTCACCGGGTACACCGGCCACGACGAAGCCCAGTTCGTCGCCGACGAGATCCAGCGCCTGCACGAGGACGGCATGGACTACCGCGACATGGCGGTGTTCTACCGGACGAACTCGCAGACCCGTGCGCTGGAGGAGATCTTCATCCGCGCCGCGATCCCGTACCGGGTGCTCGGCGGCACGAAGTTCTACGAGCGCGCCGAGATCAAGGACGCCATGGCGTACCTGATCACCGTCGCGAACCCCGCCGACCCGCTGTCGCTCCGCCGCATCCTCAACGTGCCGAAGCGCGGCATCGGTGCCGTCACCGAGACCACCCTGCAGCGGTACGCCGACGAGCACGAGGTCTCGTTGCGCGACGCCCTGCGGCACGCGGACGACCTCGGCTTCGGGCCCAAGGTCCGGACGGCGATCACCGGGTTCGCGGCGCTGCTCGACGAGGTCTCCGCCAAGGCGGCCGACCAGCCGGTCGTCGACACGCTGACGCAGCTGCTCGACGGGTCCGGGCTGCTCGAACAGCTCCGGAAGTCGCCGGACGCGCAGGACGCCGCCCGTGCGGACAACATCGACGAGCTCGTGGCCGTGACGCGGGAGTTCCAGAAGAACAACCCCGAGGGCACGCTGTCCGACTTCCTCACCGAGGTCTCGCTGGTGGCCGCGGCCGACGAGCTCGACGACTCGTCCGGCACGGTGTCCCTGATGACCCTGCACACCGCGAAGGGCCTGGAGTACGACGCCGTCTTCCTGACCGGTGTCGAAGAGGACCTGCTGCCGCACCGGATGTCCGCGAACGAGCCGGGTGGGCCCTCGGAAGAGCGCCGCCTGTTCTACGTCGGCATCACCCGCGCGAAGAAGGTCCTGTTCCTGTCGCTCGCGATGACCCGGGCGCAGTTCGGTGACGTCAACGTGGCGATGCCGTCCCGCTTCCTGCAGGAGATCCCCGAGGGGCTCATCGAGTGGAAGCAGTCGCCCGGCATGGCGAACAGCCGCGGTGGCACGCAGCCCCGCGCGATCAACGCCCGACGTGACGGCGGCAGCGCCGGCGGGTTCGGTGGCGCAGGCGGCGGCGGCGGCGGTGGTGGCTACCGCGGCGGTGGTGGCTGGGGCAGTGGGTCCTACGACCGCGCTGCTGCGGCTGCGAAGACCCGCCCGAAGACCGAGTGGGCGAACCGGGTCTCGGGGCAGGTCCGCGACAACGGGGACATGGAGCTCGCTGCGGGCGACCGGATCGCACACGTCGACTTCGGGCAGGGGACCGTCTCGGCGGTGACCGGTCAGGGCGCGAAGCGGATCGCGGAGATCGCGTTCGACACCGCGGGGCGGAAGAAGCTCCTCATCAAGATCGCCCCGATCGAGAAGCTGTAG
- a CDS encoding cation:proton antiporter has product MHLGGELLTIGGLFLIAYVLGRLGKTIGLPAIPVYMVVGLIASPHTPWIGLSVQSHTIELIATFGLILLLFNLGLEFDQEEFYGNAGKLLVSGGTYVAINMGVGFAFGFSLGWGTREALIIAGMTATSSSAIVTKLLIELRRLANDETPMILGVTVIEDVFIAVYLAIVSVVLSGDTNLWAVIGKLALAFGFLIVMFSLARWGGKQVSKIFATRDDELFTILFFGLAVMFGGIGDLLGVTDAIGAFVIGLLCGATRYRDRIEQLALPMRDVFAAFFFVNFGLGLDVSTFGEVLWPVAGAIGMTVVLNAVAGQLVARMNGFSIQQGINTAVILVNRGEFALILATLSAAAGLEARITAFAGLYVLVMAVLGPLLAVNSDRIGKLVLRPGRVRKLRGRELAAAQAAAARKAEREAKFAEEIALVEAAGREERENGAPETTPSREDPATPEPVSASTSSIEVPAERPERPARVRDPEY; this is encoded by the coding sequence ATGCACCTGGGTGGTGAGCTGCTGACCATCGGCGGCCTGTTCCTCATCGCCTACGTCCTCGGGCGGCTCGGCAAGACCATCGGGTTGCCGGCGATCCCGGTCTACATGGTGGTCGGGCTCATCGCGAGCCCGCACACCCCGTGGATCGGTCTGAGCGTGCAGTCGCACACGATCGAGCTGATCGCGACGTTCGGCTTGATCCTGCTGCTGTTCAACCTCGGGCTGGAGTTCGACCAGGAGGAGTTCTACGGCAACGCCGGCAAGCTCCTGGTCTCCGGCGGCACCTACGTCGCGATCAACATGGGCGTCGGCTTCGCCTTCGGGTTCTCGCTGGGCTGGGGGACACGCGAAGCCCTGATCATCGCGGGCATGACGGCGACGTCGTCCAGCGCGATCGTGACGAAGCTGCTCATCGAGCTCCGACGGCTTGCCAACGACGAGACCCCGATGATCCTCGGCGTCACCGTGATCGAGGACGTCTTCATCGCCGTCTACCTGGCGATCGTCTCCGTGGTGCTCTCCGGCGACACGAACCTGTGGGCGGTGATCGGCAAGCTCGCGCTGGCGTTCGGGTTCCTCATCGTCATGTTCAGCCTGGCGCGCTGGGGTGGCAAGCAGGTCTCGAAGATCTTCGCCACTCGTGACGACGAGCTCTTCACGATCCTGTTCTTCGGCCTCGCGGTGATGTTCGGCGGCATCGGCGACCTGCTCGGCGTGACCGACGCGATCGGTGCGTTCGTCATCGGTCTGCTCTGCGGTGCCACCCGCTACCGGGACCGCATCGAGCAGCTGGCGCTGCCGATGCGTGACGTCTTCGCGGCGTTCTTCTTCGTCAACTTCGGGCTCGGCCTCGACGTCTCGACCTTCGGCGAGGTGCTCTGGCCGGTCGCCGGCGCGATCGGCATGACCGTCGTGCTGAACGCCGTCGCCGGGCAGCTCGTCGCGCGGATGAACGGCTTCAGCATCCAGCAGGGCATCAACACCGCCGTCATCCTGGTGAACCGGGGCGAGTTCGCGCTCATCCTCGCGACCCTGTCGGCAGCCGCCGGGCTGGAGGCGCGGATCACCGCGTTCGCGGGCCTCTACGTCCTGGTGATGGCCGTGTTGGGTCCGCTGCTCGCCGTGAACTCCGATCGCATCGGCAAGCTCGTGCTCCGGCCGGGTCGGGTGCGGAAGCTCCGCGGCCGCGAACTCGCCGCTGCCCAGGCGGCCGCCGCACGCAAGGCCGAACGGGAGGCGAAGTTCGCCGAGGAGATCGCCCTCGTGGAGGCTGCGGGCAGGGAAGAGCGCGAGAATGGTGCACCGGAGACGACGCCGTCGCGCGAGGACCCGGCCACCCCGGAACCCGTGAGCGCGAGCACGTCGTCGATCGAGGTCCCCGCCGAGCGTCCCGAACGCCCGGCCCGCGTACGTGATCCGGAGTACTGA
- the guaA gene encoding glutamine-hydrolyzing GMP synthase, translating into MSETEQRPVLVVDFGAQYAQLIARRVREANVYSEIVPHSVTAAEIREKNPAAIVLSGGPSSVYEDGAPSLDGEILDLGVPVLGICYGFQAMAKSLGGEVANTGLREYGATAVTVSGTDSVLLGGQPAAQTTWMSHGDAVSKAPAGFEVLASSESTPVAAFASDERKLYGVQWHPEVKHSAFGQAVLENFLHRAAGLPGDWNSANVIEEQVERIRTQVGSSRVIAGLSGGVDSAVAAALVHKAVGDQLTCVFVDHGLLRADERKQVEEDYVASTGVRLVTVDAREQFLDALADVSDPEQKRKIIGREFIRTFESAAEALVLEARASDGDAEVKFLVQGTLYPDVVESGGGSGTANIKSHHNVGGLPDDMTFELVEPLRTLFKDEVRAVGRELGLPEVIVGRQPFPGPGLGIRIVGEVTAERLEILRAADAIARAELTAAGLDDEIWQCPVVLLADVRSVGVQGDGRTYGHPIVLRPVSSEDAMTADWTRLPYDVLAKISNRITNEVRDVNRVVLDVTSKPPGTIEWE; encoded by the coding sequence GTGAGCGAGACCGAACAGCGTCCCGTCCTCGTCGTCGACTTCGGCGCGCAGTACGCGCAGTTGATCGCACGACGTGTCCGCGAGGCAAACGTCTACAGCGAGATCGTCCCCCACTCGGTCACCGCGGCGGAGATCCGCGAGAAGAACCCGGCGGCGATCGTCCTGTCGGGAGGCCCGTCCTCCGTCTACGAGGACGGCGCACCGTCCCTGGACGGCGAGATCCTGGACCTCGGCGTCCCGGTGCTCGGCATCTGCTACGGCTTCCAGGCCATGGCGAAGTCGCTCGGTGGAGAGGTCGCGAACACCGGCCTCCGCGAGTACGGCGCCACCGCGGTCACCGTCAGCGGCACCGACAGCGTCCTGCTCGGCGGCCAGCCCGCGGCGCAGACCACGTGGATGTCGCACGGCGACGCGGTGTCGAAGGCTCCGGCGGGCTTCGAGGTCCTGGCGTCGAGCGAGTCGACCCCGGTCGCCGCCTTCGCCTCCGACGAGCGCAAGCTGTACGGCGTGCAGTGGCACCCCGAGGTCAAGCACTCCGCGTTCGGCCAGGCCGTGCTCGAGAACTTCCTGCACCGTGCCGCCGGACTGCCGGGTGACTGGAACTCCGCGAACGTCATCGAGGAGCAGGTCGAGCGCATCCGCACCCAGGTCGGGTCGTCCCGCGTCATCGCCGGGCTGTCCGGTGGTGTCGACTCCGCCGTCGCCGCAGCCCTGGTGCACAAGGCCGTCGGCGACCAGCTCACCTGTGTCTTCGTCGACCACGGGCTCCTCCGCGCCGACGAGCGCAAGCAGGTCGAAGAGGACTACGTCGCCTCGACCGGTGTGCGTCTGGTCACGGTGGACGCCCGCGAGCAGTTCCTGGACGCCCTCGCCGATGTCAGCGACCCCGAGCAGAAGCGCAAGATCATCGGGCGCGAGTTCATCCGCACGTTCGAGTCGGCGGCCGAAGCGCTCGTCCTCGAAGCCCGCGCGTCGGACGGTGACGCCGAGGTGAAGTTCCTCGTGCAGGGCACCCTGTACCCGGACGTCGTCGAGTCCGGCGGCGGGTCGGGCACGGCGAACATCAAGTCGCACCACAACGTCGGCGGGCTGCCCGACGACATGACGTTCGAACTCGTCGAGCCGCTGCGCACCCTGTTCAAGGACGAGGTCCGTGCGGTCGGCCGCGAGCTCGGGCTGCCCGAGGTCATCGTCGGACGCCAGCCGTTCCCCGGCCCGGGGCTCGGCATCCGCATCGTCGGTGAAGTGACCGCCGAGCGCCTCGAGATCCTGCGTGCTGCCGACGCCATCGCCCGCGCCGAGCTCACCGCGGCCGGCCTCGACGACGAGATCTGGCAGTGCCCGGTCGTCCTGCTCGCCGACGTCCGCTCGGTCGGGGTCCAGGGTGACGGTCGCACCTACGGCCACCCGATCGTGCTCCGTCCGGTGTCCTCCGAGGACGCCATGACCGCCGACTGGACGCGTCTGCCGTACGACGTGCTCGCGAAGATCTCGAACCGCATCACGAACGAGGTGCGCGACGTCAACCGGGTCGTGCTGGACGTCACGTCGAAGCCGCCGGGGACGATCGAGTGGGAGTGA
- a CDS encoding cation:proton antiporter regulatory subunit, which translates to MVDVHRVKLPGVGVLHSFYTDDGGKCGVITHRSGHSDLISFADVADGADKSEKVSLRLSEDEAHTLAELLGGTRITEGLDKLDEIPGLSIDWFSVDYDDAIAGKPLGDLHDSGFIGLTVVAVVRGDSANPAPSSDFVVFPGDTIVVAGAPEKVAKAFSYYRSGQLAAAAAEAPPRS; encoded by the coding sequence ATGGTCGACGTCCATCGCGTCAAACTCCCCGGCGTCGGCGTGCTGCACAGCTTCTACACCGACGACGGTGGCAAGTGCGGTGTCATCACGCACCGGTCGGGTCACTCCGACCTCATCTCGTTCGCGGACGTCGCCGACGGCGCGGACAAGTCCGAGAAGGTCTCGCTCCGCCTCAGTGAAGACGAAGCGCACACCCTGGCCGAACTCCTCGGCGGCACCCGGATCACCGAGGGCCTCGACAAGCTCGACGAGATCCCCGGTCTCTCCATCGACTGGTTCAGCGTCGACTACGACGACGCCATCGCGGGCAAGCCCCTCGGCGACCTGCACGACTCCGGCTTCATCGGTCTGACCGTCGTCGCGGTGGTCCGTGGCGACAGCGCCAACCCGGCCCCCTCGTCGGACTTCGTCGTGTTCCCCGGGGACACGATCGTCGTCGCGGGTGCGCCGGAGAAGGTCGCGAAGGCGTTCTCCTACTACCGCAGCGGTCAGTTGGCAGCGGCCGCTGCCGAGGCGCCGCCCCGGAGCTAG
- a CDS encoding glycerophosphodiester phosphodiesterase family protein, translating into MQPLVIAHRGASGYRPEHSRSAYELAIELGADAIEPDLVPTKDGVLVLRHENEVSGTTDVADRPEFRDRRTTKTIDGHRLTGWFTEDFTWDEVRTLRTRERLPELRRASRQHDGEDAVLRLEDLLAILDAAPRPVGLVAEVKHASAFAAAGFPMASLLDGALGAAGWRGDDRLTVESFEKGVLRQVAEQGTGGRLVYLQEARGAAADEVAAAGSAAPTYAAERTDAALARLATEFHGISVDLPTLMAGVDTRAVDDPGPVRSDVVDRAHAVDLAVYTWTLRPENRFLPAALRRGGDLAALGDWERWFTSVLRTGVDGVFADHADLAVRARSDVGGRA; encoded by the coding sequence ATGCAGCCGCTCGTCATCGCCCACCGCGGAGCCTCCGGGTACCGCCCCGAGCACTCCCGCAGTGCGTACGAACTCGCGATCGAGCTCGGTGCGGACGCCATCGAACCGGACCTGGTGCCGACGAAGGACGGGGTCCTGGTCCTCCGGCACGAGAACGAGGTCTCCGGCACGACCGACGTCGCCGACCGACCGGAGTTCCGCGACCGTCGCACCACGAAGACGATCGACGGGCACCGGCTCACCGGCTGGTTCACCGAGGACTTCACGTGGGACGAGGTGCGCACCCTGCGGACCCGTGAGCGCCTGCCGGAGCTGCGCCGCGCCTCCCGGCAGCACGACGGCGAGGACGCGGTCCTGCGCCTGGAGGACCTGCTCGCGATCCTGGACGCCGCCCCGCGACCGGTCGGCCTGGTCGCCGAGGTGAAGCACGCCAGTGCGTTCGCCGCGGCCGGGTTCCCGATGGCCTCGCTCCTCGACGGCGCGCTCGGCGCCGCCGGCTGGCGCGGCGACGACCGGCTGACCGTCGAGTCGTTCGAGAAGGGCGTGCTCCGGCAGGTCGCCGAGCAGGGGACCGGCGGTCGGCTGGTGTACCTCCAGGAGGCCCGTGGTGCGGCCGCGGACGAGGTCGCCGCCGCCGGTTCCGCCGCCCCGACCTACGCCGCCGAGCGGACCGACGCCGCGCTCGCGCGGCTCGCGACCGAGTTCCACGGCATCAGCGTCGACCTGCCGACCCTGATGGCGGGCGTCGACACCCGGGCCGTCGACGACCCTGGTCCGGTGCGGAGCGACGTGGTCGACCGCGCGCACGCGGTCGACCTGGCGGTCTACACGTGGACGCTGCGGCCGGAGAACCGGTTCCTGCCCGCTGCCCTCCGCCGCGGCGGGGACCTGGCGGCGCTCGGCGACTGGGAGCGGTGGTTCACATCGGTGCTCCGGACCGGGGTCGACGGGGTGTTCGCGGACCACGCGGACCTGGCCGTCCGGGCCCGGTCGGACGTCGGGGGTCGCGCCTAG
- a CDS encoding Bax inhibitor-1/YccA family protein → MAFKPGFDQSPAFNDAGRNAWGAGSNAPQGAYPQQGYPQAPYGQTGWGQAPQQPGMSPDQLRDMYDRPSADKVDTGRMSYEDTIVKTLLAFGVLIVGSVAGWNLPPVVWIVGAIVGFVLALVNTFKKKPSPALVLAYAFFEGLFVGGISRMYNTMWDGIVTQAVFGTLGVFAVTLLLFSSGKVRATPKLTRFFLVAMVGYMAFSLVNIVLMLTGVTQSAFGLLGVTLFGIPLGVLIGIFVVLMAAYSLILDFDQIKTGVERGAPRVYAWTAAFGLIVTLVWLYLEILRILAIVASSSRN, encoded by the coding sequence ATGGCCTTCAAGCCCGGTTTCGACCAGTCCCCCGCCTTCAACGACGCGGGCCGGAACGCATGGGGCGCCGGCTCGAACGCACCGCAGGGCGCCTACCCGCAGCAGGGGTACCCGCAGGCCCCGTACGGCCAGACGGGCTGGGGACAGGCGCCGCAGCAGCCCGGCATGTCGCCGGACCAGCTCCGTGACATGTACGACCGCCCCTCGGCCGACAAGGTCGACACCGGTCGCATGTCGTACGAGGACACCATCGTCAAGACGCTCCTGGCGTTCGGCGTGCTCATCGTCGGTTCGGTCGCCGGCTGGAACCTGCCGCCGGTCGTCTGGATCGTCGGTGCGATCGTCGGGTTCGTCCTCGCCCTGGTGAACACGTTCAAGAAGAAGCCGTCGCCGGCACTCGTGCTGGCGTACGCCTTCTTCGAGGGCCTGTTCGTCGGTGGCATCTCGCGCATGTACAACACGATGTGGGACGGCATCGTCACGCAGGCGGTGTTCGGCACCCTCGGTGTCTTCGCCGTCACGCTGCTGCTGTTCTCGTCCGGCAAGGTCCGTGCGACGCCGAAGCTGACCCGGTTCTTCCTGGTCGCGATGGTCGGCTACATGGCCTTCTCGCTCGTCAACATCGTGCTCATGCTCACCGGTGTGACCCAGAGCGCATTCGGTCTGCTCGGCGTCACGCTGTTCGGCATCCCGCTGGGCGTCCTGATCGGCATCTTCGTGGTGCTGATGGCGGCGTACTCGCTGATCCTCGACTTCGACCAGATCAAGACCGGCGTCGAGCGTGGCGCTCCCCGCGTCTACGCGTGGACGGCGGCCTTCGGGCTCATCGTCACGCTGGTCTGGCTCTACCTCGAGATCCTGCGCATCCTGGCGATCGTCGCGAGCAGCTCGCGCAACTAG